One window from the genome of Xenorhabdus bovienii SS-2004 encodes:
- a CDS encoding integrase domain-containing protein, whose amino-acid sequence MAQGSTRSKVEQFRKAFITHARQAGGSFVTVADRERMARQFLDYLKNNGIKLRQMDSLKVKYIERYMAERKANNLSHRTLQNEMSVLRAILAQAGKHKLVDPDNARLSNRALGIADTSRKGTKMALAPAAFRDIFQQVEQKDRSVAAVMQLEYVLGLRTKEAVEAYKSLATWKKALENGHTSVRVVFGTKGGRSRQTTILDRAALQHAIAYAEQEQAGHSGKLIDKPTITQAIDRYRYIVRRAGLSGNKAPHSMRYHFAQQSGEHYIAQGFSEREALALVSMDLGHGDGRGRYIRQVYYQNIEGE is encoded by the coding sequence ATGGCGCAGGGATCGACACGTTCAAAGGTTGAGCAGTTCAGAAAAGCCTTTATCACGCATGCCCGACAGGCGGGCGGAAGTTTTGTTACGGTGGCGGATCGTGAGCGTATGGCCCGGCAGTTCCTTGATTATTTGAAAAACAATGGCATCAAACTCCGGCAAATGGATAGCCTGAAGGTGAAATATATTGAGCGCTATATGGCTGAGCGCAAAGCCAACAATCTCAGTCACCGGACACTGCAAAATGAAATGTCGGTGCTGCGAGCCATTTTAGCGCAGGCGGGAAAGCATAAGCTGGTTGATCCCGATAATGCTCGCCTGAGTAACCGGGCATTGGGTATCGCGGATACCAGCCGCAAGGGAACTAAAATGGCGCTGGCACCGGCTGCGTTCCGGGACATTTTTCAACAGGTGGAGCAAAAAGACCGGAGTGTCGCGGCTGTGATGCAACTGGAGTATGTGCTGGGACTGCGTACCAAAGAAGCGGTGGAAGCCTACAAATCGTTAGCGACCTGGAAGAAAGCACTGGAAAACGGGCATACGTCTGTGCGGGTGGTGTTCGGTACTAAAGGTGGACGGTCTCGACAGACGACCATATTGGATCGGGCAGCGCTGCAACATGCCATTGCCTATGCGGAGCAAGAGCAGGCAGGACATAGCGGCAAACTGATTGATAAGCCGACGATCACTCAGGCCATAGACCGTTACCGCTATATTGTCAGACGTGCAGGACTGAGCGGCAATAAAGCGCCACACAGTATGCGTTATCATTTTGCTCAGCAATCCGGAGAGCATTATATAGCGCAAGGATTCAGTGAGCGGGAAGCGCTGGCACTGGTCTCGATGGATTTAGGACATGGTGACGGGCGAGGACGTTATATTCGGCAGGTGTATTACCAGAATATTGAGGGTGAATAA